A region from the Actinoplanes sp. OR16 genome encodes:
- a CDS encoding ABC transporter permease has product MTTLRLIGIGGALAYRALFNWTTPAMYAGTLLAGPTFQLLFFAYLGRQLGVADDTFFILGNAVLAASTACVFGGTMAVSNERRYGTLGHVLLAPRSRTVIFWGRVLPYAGNGLLIAAFTLLMGALLLGLRIPVDALPGLALVLAAASLACGFFGLTLGALGLRFRDVWVVSNVAAALLLLLTGVNVPREGLPDWMVAAGQVLPITHAAEAARLLAAGEGFPAAAPALGAELLIGAGWAVLAAVLLKVFEAESRRRASLETL; this is encoded by the coding sequence ATCGGCGGCGCTCTCGCCTACCGGGCGCTCTTCAATTGGACGACCCCTGCCATGTACGCCGGAACGCTGCTCGCCGGCCCCACCTTCCAGTTACTGTTCTTCGCCTATCTGGGGCGGCAGCTCGGGGTGGCCGACGACACGTTCTTCATCCTGGGCAACGCGGTGCTGGCGGCCTCCACGGCGTGCGTCTTCGGCGGCACCATGGCGGTTTCCAACGAGCGGCGGTACGGCACGCTCGGACACGTCCTGCTCGCCCCGCGCAGCCGGACCGTCATCTTCTGGGGACGCGTCCTGCCGTACGCCGGGAACGGCCTGCTCATCGCCGCGTTCACCCTGCTGATGGGGGCTCTGCTGCTCGGACTGCGGATTCCGGTGGACGCGCTGCCCGGCCTCGCGCTGGTCCTCGCCGCGGCATCGCTGGCCTGCGGCTTCTTCGGGCTCACGCTCGGCGCGCTCGGCCTGCGGTTCCGGGACGTCTGGGTGGTCTCCAACGTCGCCGCGGCCCTGCTGCTCCTGCTGACCGGGGTGAACGTCCCCCGGGAGGGCCTGCCGGACTGGATGGTGGCCGCCGGTCAGGTGCTGCCGATCACCCACGCGGCCGAGGCGGCGCGCCTGCTCGCGGCGGGCGAGGGGTTCCCGGCCGCCGCACCGGCACTCGGCGCCGAACTGCTGATCGGGGCCGGCTGGGCCGTGCTCGCGGCTGTCCTGCTCAAGGTCTTCGAGGCCGAATCCCGGCGGCGGGCCAGCCTGGAGACGCTGTAG
- the ndk gene encoding nucleoside-diphosphate kinase: protein MTSTTERSLVLIKPDAVRRGLLGEILSRFERKGLVIEALELRTMDASLADAHYAEHVDKAFYPPLKDFMTSGPLAALVLSGDSVIEVVRAMIGATDGRKAAAGTIRGDFALSNRENLVHASDSPESAERELSLWFPKI, encoded by the coding sequence GTGACCAGCACCACCGAGCGTTCGCTCGTGCTCATCAAGCCCGACGCGGTGCGCCGCGGCCTGCTCGGCGAGATCCTGTCCCGCTTCGAGCGTAAGGGCCTGGTCATCGAGGCGCTGGAGTTGCGCACGATGGACGCGTCCCTCGCCGACGCCCACTACGCCGAGCACGTCGACAAGGCTTTCTACCCACCGCTGAAGGACTTCATGACGAGCGGCCCGCTCGCCGCCCTGGTCCTCTCCGGCGACTCGGTCATCGAGGTGGTCCGCGCGATGATCGGCGCGACCGACGGGCGGAAGGCGGCGGCCGGCACGATCCGTGGCGACTTCGCCCTCTCCAACCGGGAGAACCTCGTGCACGCCTCCGACTCCCCGGAGAGCGCCGAGCGCGAGCTGAGCCTCTGGTTCCCCAAGATCTAA